A portion of the Juglans microcarpa x Juglans regia isolate MS1-56 chromosome 1D, Jm3101_v1.0, whole genome shotgun sequence genome contains these proteins:
- the LOC121265559 gene encoding uncharacterized protein LOC121265559: MEIYASFVSGKRTRAFPGVQTGNWRMNKEDGGVAPSSKAGGDRSYSEVLKAVPQAVSDVFTSEAVQRHEGNGSGLLGLNEEIILRMLVGLEEKVDSVLEEIGYLKRCVKGKAEMQSVLGRVMGQKNGPHNTGSWGPGLGRGAGQTKTWRVLNRAPTEISGQGPKQTSGEPTHSLSTPPPAQKVSPASVDPLGVCQLSYSDGMGWRMVRLRWS; the protein is encoded by the coding sequence ATGGAAATCTATGCATCCTTTGTTTCGGGGAAGAGAACCAGAGCTTTTCCTGGTGTCCAAACAGGTAACTGGAGGATGAACAAAGAAGATGGTGGTGTTGCTCCATCATCGAAGGCAGGAGGTGATAGATCGTACAGTGAGGTGCTAAAGGCAGTGCCTCAAGCCGTGTCAGACGTGTTCACCTCAGAGGCTGTACAGAGACATGAGGGAAATGGCAGTGGGCTGTTGGGGTTGAATGAGGAAATTATTCTGAGGATGCTGGTTGGCCTAGAGGAAAAAGTGGATTCAGTGTTAGAGGAAATCGGTTATTTGAAACGGTGCGTTAAGGGTAAGGCAGAGATGCAGTCTGTTCTGGGTCGGGTTATGGGCCAGAAGAATGGGCCGCATAACACAGGTTCGTGGGGCCCAGGTTTGGGCCGGGGCGCAGGTCAAACCAAGACATGGAGGGTCTTAAATCGGGCTCCCACCGAAATATCGGGACAAGGACCGAAACAGACTTCGGGGGAGCCGACACATAGTTTGTCGACACCACCACCGGCACAGAAAGTTTCACCGGCCTCCGTCGACCCCCTTGGTGTGTGCCAGTTGAGCTATTCCGATGGGATGGGTTGGAGGATGGTGAGATTGCGTTGGAGCTAG